The Pyrus communis chromosome 5, drPyrComm1.1, whole genome shotgun sequence region AAATCAGCCAAGACCCAGGGCTCGCCATTGGAAAGACCAAAAACTTAGGAATGAGATTCAAGGCTTGAACAGGCAGTGACAGAGACCATGGAAAATGTAAGTTGTGAAAGAGAAAGCACATTCAGGAGGTTGGGAGGTTTTAGTCTCTTGGGTTTGAAGGAAAATGGAATGTGGAATGtggttggtggtggtgggaaTGCTGGTTGGTGTTGGCAGATGTCGAGTGTTACAGTGGTTTAATTATTATCATATTAATGACTAAAAGTTAACCAAATCAATATTTTCGAGACATAATATCTTTACTAATAATCTTCCAATTCTTGCAAACTAAAACAACCACCACCCACACCACCCCCCCAAAAAAATTTAAGCCACTGGGTTAGTTCAGTAGCGAGGCTGGGGAGAGTGATAGATACAAGTAAACTAAGTTCAAGACTATCGACACCCTCTAAtataacaaaaccaaaaaagtactattttgttttggctagaAGTTACAGTAAGAGGTGAGGGACGGCGGAATACTGGATTAAaagtataattaaaaaataaaaatagtacaATTTTATTACTTGGATATGTATTAGACAAAAATATAAGTGATGATTAGATATGAATGATGAAGCACTTTGAAGTCGACTCCTTGTGTATTACAAGATACCATAAAGATTTCATAATGAAGGGCTTATAATTGCATTCAAAAGCATCTCATGCCCTAAACCGAATCTAACAGCAACAAATTACACCATAAGTGAAAACGGGTAAAGAAGTTGACTTGATGTACAATAATTATTGATGAGGTTTTCAGCAATACATAGAATTAGAGACTTCATACAAAAAGTACAGTCAACAAATTAATCACTAGATTGGGCTTTTCTATGCTACATAATGACAAAAAATAGTGGCATTTTTCGTAGTCAGAAGCATCCTTGTAACAAGGTTGTATATCTTCTATTATTTGTCTCAAAACATGAAATAGAACCGGGATGGCTAAGATTCTTCCATAAATTTCATGCAGCATTCAAAGTACTGAGGCAACAATTGGAGGGGAGGGGAGGCATCCACAATCGCCACTCACCGCTGGACATGGGATGCTGTCCTTTATGGATGCTTTCTCTTGATATAACCAGATCAAGATGGCTGAGGAAGACAGAGCGTTTATCACCATAAAGATATCCTCATCATTTCTCTCCCCTTTGCAAGTTTGATAGCGAAAGAAAACATGAAAAGTGATTTAGCCAGGCACCCTAAAGATATGCTCCTCACCACTCTGCTCATCAACCTTAACAACCCATTTACTCTTACCACTTCTCCTCTTACTTCCTCCACGCCAATTTCCCTTGCCAACGTCAGTGTTCTTCCCGATCATGGTGACCTCCATTCCTTTCCCCATGGAATTCTTCGTAGACCTCACATGAACCCTCTTTCCCTTCACTCCCAAATGCCCTTCCAACCCTTTTCTTTCACCAACCAAGTTATTAGCCACAACCACTGATTTTCTAGGGTTAACATCTAGCAACTTCAGCAGCCTTGTGTACTCATCATTCTTGCAATCAACCAGAGAGAAATCAATGTTCTCATAATTCGACAGCAGCTCAGAAGGGTTACCGGTCTTGAACTCGACTGAGTCTTTAAGGCCTGAGTCTCTGATTACTTTCTTTGATTCATCAAGGACTGGCTCGGAAAGAATGCAAACCGGTTTTCCTCCTGTCTGTTTTGCAGCAGCTCCTAGGGCTATTGTAGATGGCGAAACAGTTGAGGTCACCTCCACTATGAGTTTGGCATTCATGCCAGCAGCCAAGGCTGAAACAAATTCATTGCTGCCTGGCTCTTGTGTTTTCCATGAGCCACATTGTCTCCCACAGTCATTGCACTGCAGAAATGATGTGAATTTGGAGTTAGCACATTGGAAACATTGGCTTACATTCTTCATTAAGCCTTTGAACAACACGAGGAAAAAGgttcaaaattgaaaagagggcaGTATATATGAAAATGTCGTTTTATTTGACTTCGCCACTTGTTGTCAAACTATCAATGTAGGCAATTGATGAAGTAACCTTTCAACGGTCTGAGAATTTAACATTCAAAATATATTGTTTTACTAAAAGAAGTCAAACTGTCAATCTAGACAATTAATGAAGTAGCCTTTTAGTCGAGAATTTAACATGCAAAATATATCGctatactaaaagaaaaaaaatgtcaaacgTCTGACATGATTTTAAGTCCCATTTATGTAGTGATATTTAAAGGCAACAAAACCCTAAGAAACACAAACGTTTTTTCATAGTTACAcctatttccaaaaaaaattatgaacttATCAGAAACCCAAAGGACcaacgaccttacttgagcaGGATCTATTCTATAGGTTGTACCCTTGTATCTTTGATTTCTAAGAAACCCAAGGGATCAGTTGAATCAACCATTGGTTCTAACGCTCTTAAACAAATTGGAAGAAAACACAAAACAGAGAAattgacaaagaaagaaaaaacatcaACGGAAGATAGAAAGAGGGAACAAGAAAAGTACATACCAGTTTTAGGGTATCAAAATAAGCGTTTGTAGAAGATGCTGCAGACCATTCCATCATCCTCATAGCCCCTATGATCTGATTCTTTT contains the following coding sequences:
- the LOC137734350 gene encoding uncharacterized protein, with the protein product MMEWSAASSTNAYFDTLKLCNDCGRQCGSWKTQEPGSNEFVSALAAGMNAKLIVEVTSTVSPSTIALGAAAKQTGGKPVCILSEPVLDESKKVIRDSGLKDSVEFKTGNPSELLSNYENIDFSLVDCKNDEYTRLLKLLDVNPRKSVVVANNLVGERKGLEGHLGVKGKRVHVRSTKNSMGKGMEVTMIGKNTDVGKGNWRGGSKRRSGKSKWVVKVDEQSGEEHIFRVPG